In the Podospora pseudocomata strain CBS 415.72m chromosome 5, whole genome shotgun sequence genome, one interval contains:
- the TRM6 gene encoding tRNA (adenine(58)-N(1))-methyltransferase non-catalytic subunit trm6 (BUSCO:EOG09261I0F; EggNog:ENOG503NU3W; COG:J) yields MHSLIRPNAWVGLKLPSGSTKIIQIVPDTTISLGKYGAFPANLVLGRPYHLTFEVLDKTPEEAFSRLRIVPASELHAEVIAEEDEAEGKTTAADRDANAVLTATEGEEFSLVDEQGNIVARSGREVIDDSAIQKLTHDEIEELKREGNNAGKDVIAKLMLSHTALDQKTTFSLAKYKLLKTKKYIRRFQVVPIDVATFAQWQLEEKDASKIMDMRAEMFGLVGCWGNVHYGGEDSMIDDPHSRTDQGEETCVPIQPDELKGRWLVVDDTCGMLVAAMAERMGVLYPKEEEGEDATVAEQAPAREAKQAVKTDAQTQNGTAQENGDVDMVDVVLETTVPERPKMTTTNKKQKVRPRGSDFAIPFSQTNTLTVIHSTSQPNLSLLNYWNFDITAPNHPPHPLLNHLLNLTWLQLLKPELDTSYSTEPPTASAEELASWKPSRRGNFHRKRRRFARTRYIVDSTRAGNFSGLVCASSMDPISILKHTLPLLAGGAPVAIYSPSIEPLAALADCFSVPRRTAWTSGNVPETVGKSLEELERWEGNEQFPLNPTLLQGVSIQTSRARRWQVLPMRTHPLMTERGGADGYVFTAWRAKPAEGRVEARGKFKKIQPSSSKKAAKIDGEGTPAETPATGEEEDSATVGKRKRADTLPPLDTEGTPAPENAATGDVASPTKKRKVDGEVKVEEV; encoded by the exons ATGCATTCCCTCATCCGCCCCAATGCCTGGGTTGGCCTCAAGCTGCCCTCAGGGTCAACAAAGATCATCCAAATCGTTCCAGATAC GACGATCTCCCTAGGAAAATATGGCGCATTTCCCGCAAACCTTGTTCTCGGTCGCCCGTATCATCTCACCTTCGAAGTATTAGACAAGACTCCCGAAGAGGCTTTTTCCCGTCTTCGAATTGTTCCCGCCAGCGAGCTCCACGCCGAGGTCATCgccgaagaggatgaggccgAAGGAAAGACCACTGCGGCAGACCGAGATGCCAATGCGGTGCTGACCGCGACCGAGGGCGAAGAGTTCAGTTTGGTGGACGAGCAGGGTAATATCGTTGCTCGATCCGGCCGCGAAGTTATCGACGACAGCGCCATCCAAAAGTTGACACACGATGAGATCGAGGAGCTCAAGCGGGAGGGAAACAATGCCGGCAAGGATGTAATCGCCAAGCTGATGTTATCTCATACAGCCCTCGACCAGAAGACGACGTTCAGTTTGGCCAAGTACAAGCTACTCAAGACGAAGAAGTACATCCGCCGCTTTCAGGTCGTCCCCATCGACGTCGCTACTTTTGCGCAATGgcagttggaggagaaggatgctAGCAAGATCATGGACATGCGCGCCGAAATGTTTGGGCTTGTCGGATGCTGGGGAAATGTGCACTACGGCGGCGAGGACAGCATGATTGACGACCCCCACTCTCGGACCGACCAGGGCGAGGAGACGTGCGTTCCAATTCAACCAGATGAGCTCAAGGGCAGGTGGCTGGTGGTTGACGATACCTGCGGCATGTTGGTGGCAGCCATGGCTGAGAGAATGGGGGTCCTATAcccaaaggaggaggagggcgaagaCGCGACTGTTGCTGAACAGGCACCGGCAAGAGAGGCCAAGCAGGCGGTCAAGACTGACGCCCAGACTCAGAATGGAACCGCGCAGGAAAATGGGGATGTTGACATGGTAGATGTGGTGTTGGAAACGACAGTACCTGAAAGGCCCAAAAtgacaacaaccaacaagaagcaaaaggttAGGCCCAGGGGGTCCGACTTTGCCATTCCGTTCTCCCAAACCAATACCCTCACGGTCATTCACagcaccagccagccaaacCTCTCGCTCCTCAATTACTGGAACTTTGACATCACAGCACCAAatcacccaccccaccctcttctcaaccacctcctcaacctcacctggTTACAACTCCTCAAGCCTGAGCTTGACACCTCATATTCTACCGAACCACCGACAGCGTCGGCAGAGGAGCTGGCTTCATGGAAGCCTAGCCGTCGGGGTAACTTTCACCGGAAGCGCCGTCGGTTTGCGCGCACTCGGTACATTGTCGACTCAACGCGTGCCGGTAACTTCTCAGGTCTAGTTTGCGCCTCGTCCATGGACCCCATCTCCATTCTCAAGCACACCCTTCCACTGTTGGCAGGCGGAGCCCCTGTTGCCATCTACTCGCCCTCCATTGAGCCATTGGCTGCGTTGGCTGACTGCTTCAGCGTCCCCCGGCGCACCGCCTGGACAAGCGGGAACGTGCCCGAGACGGTAGGGAAGAGCCTGGAGGAACTGGAGCGCTGGGAGGGGAACGAGCAGTTCCCGTTGAATCCTACCTTACTTCAGGGCGTGAGCATACAGACCAGCCGCGCTAGAAGATGGCAGGTGTTGCCCATGAGAACACATCCCCTTATGACGGAGCGTGGAGGAGCCGACGGGTATGTCTTTACTGCGTGGAGGGCAAAGCCAGCCGAGGGCAGAGTGGAGGCCAGAGGAAAGTTCAAGAAGATTCAACCCAGCAGTAGCAAAAAGGCTGCCAAGATAGACGGAGAGGGCACGCCAGCTGAAACACCAGCgacgggcgaggaggaggatagtgCTACGGTTGGGAAGCGGAAGAGAGCCGACACCTTACCGCCTCTGGATACGGAGGGGACTCCGGCTCCCGAGAATGCTGCAACAGGTGATGTCGCGTCACCGACCAAGAAACGGAAGGTTGACGGTGaggtgaaggtggaggaggtatAA
- the ARC18 gene encoding subunit of the Arp2/3 complex (COG:Z; BUSCO:EOG09264S3E; EggNog:ENOG503P3AM), whose protein sequence is MPAYNSMFNTDPNPPRLIGNFPLLPLRTKIRGPVYPLPFPEPALPENESPDQDSESYDILDEVLALFRANTFFRNFEIQGHADRLLIYGIWFVSDCLGKIKPTASRREATKEVNNLALDTNFAIPGDPSWPLRQMYEPPRDRQDAEVLRQYMMQVRQELAERLLARVYADDETRPSKWWLSFTKRKFMGKGL, encoded by the exons ATGCCT gccTACAACTCCATGTTCAACACCGACCCCAACCCGCCCCGTTTAATAGGcaacttccccctcctccccctccgaaCCAAGATCCGCGGCCCCGTCTACCCGCTCCCTTTCCCCGAGCCGGCCCTCCCCGAGAATGAGTCCCCCGACCAGGACTCAGAGTCCTACGACATCCTCGACGAGGTCCTCGCTCTCTTCCGCGCCAACACCTTCTTCCGCAACTTTGAGATCCAGGGCCATGCCGACCGGCTGCTAATCTATGGCATTTGGTTCGTCTCGGACTGCCTGGGCAAGATCAAGCCGACGgcgtcgaggagggaggcgacCAAGGAGGTGAACAACTTGGCGTTGGATACCAACTTTGCCATTCCGGGCGACCCGAGCTGGCCGTTGAGACAG ATGTACGAGCCTCCCCGCGACAGACAAGACGCCGAGGTCCTTAGGCAGTACATGATGCAAGTCCGACAAGAGCTGGCGGAGCggttgttggcgagggtcTATGCCGATGATGAGACACGGCCGAGCAAGTGGTGGTTGAGCTTCACCAAGAGGAAGTTCATGGGCAAGGGTCTTTAA
- a CDS encoding hypothetical protein (EggNog:ENOG503PZPW) produces MSSYSIPLSLLMLLLPRSSFAQSFVGGTSPLSSAPYGLPAAPFLETIRGFNSISNASFPITGYNLSIPAGAADGTASRVQGWALEIGITPDVSLSGVASTLSDKKKQFMTTTTLKIIPPDEGLVPGYNASTWRVCAMVFTGGLVQGTGNTSKILKDGGDGGCEQMLPSDCINQLQVNGLAGNGGKEGGCSDVSVPAVCQEYFRLVGVEGDSPRMVEITPISKNENGGNPLAADRSSLFFAAGSSPTEKGNSSSIREAEHMIWPVLMTWTHFAESGEVHDSSGSLSCVQAKQTVNEEASSEAGQRKTSKLVLAMGLGVVGVFVVG; encoded by the exons ATGTCCTCTTACTCGATCccactctccctcctcatgcTGCTCCTGCCCCGCTCCTCCTTTGCCCAATCTTTTGTCGGCGGCACCTCTCCCTTGTCTTCTGCCCCCTATGGTCTCCCGGCTGCTCCCTTTCTCGAGACCATCAGGGGATtcaactccatctccaacgcctcATTTCCCATCACGGGGtacaacctctccatccccgccGGGGCAGCAGATGGCACCGCCTCCCGGGTGCAAGGCTGGGCGTTGGAGATAGGAATCACCCCTGATGTTTCCCTTTCCGGTGTGGCGTCTACCCTATCCGACAAAAAGAAGCAGTTCATGACGACCACGACGCTCAAAATCATCCCGCCTGACGAGGGGCTAGTTCCGGGGTATAATGCCAGCACCTGGAGGGTTTGCGCCATGGTGTTCACGGGCGGGTTGGTTCAGGGGACGGGGAATACGAGTAAGATTCtgaaagatggtggtgatggggggtgTGAGCAGATGCTGCCGAGTGATTGCATCAATCAGTTACAGGTGAATGGGTTGGCGGGGAAcggggggaaggaaggaggtTGTAGTGATGTGAGTGTGCCCGCGGTTTGTCAGGAGTATTTcaggttggtgggggtggagggcgaTAGTCCT CGGATGGTAGAGATTACGCCGATTAGCAAGAATGAGAACGGCGGGAACCCGCTGGCTGCGGATAGGAGCTCATTGTTTTTCGCGGCTGGGTCGAGCCCAACAGAGAAGGGGAATAGCTCGTCGATTCGGGAGGCTGAGCACATGATCTGGCCGGTGCTGATGACTTGGACGCACTTTGCGGAGAGCGGCGAGGTTCATGACAGTTCGGGATCGTTGAGCTGTGTCCAGGCCAAGCAGACAGTCAATGAAGAGGCTAGCTCTGAGGCCGGGCAAAGAAAGACGTCgaagttggtgttggccatgggcctgggtgttgttggggtttttgttgttggttga